A DNA window from Methylocystis heyeri contains the following coding sequences:
- the acnA gene encoding aconitate hydratase AcnA, with product MDSLDSFKARKKLVVGAKTYYYYSLKAAEKNGLSGVSRLPYSLKVLLENLLRNEDGRTVTKEMIEAFAGWLTQKGKKEVEIAFRPARVLMQDFTGVPAVVDLAAMRDAFVALGGDPQKINPLAPVDLVIDHSVIVDNFGAARALKQNVDLEYQRNGERYRFLKWGQSAFDNFRVVPPGAGICHQVNLEFLAQTVWTKKEKIKVKGRTQTIETAYPDTLVGTDSHTTMVNGLAVLGWGVGGIEAEAAMLGQPLSMLAPEVIGFKLEGHPREGVTATDVVLTVTQMLRKKGVVGKFVEFYGDGLNHLSLADRATIANMAPEYGATCGFFPIDAETLDYLHVSARNSARVALIEKYAQAQGMLRTTRSPEPEFTDTISLDLGTVVPSLAGPKRPEGRVALEDMKSTFEAALAAEYKKPDGFGQRFAVEDTNYDLGHGDVVIAAITSCTNTSNPGVLIGAGLLARNAVERGLKVKPWVKTSLAPGSQVVAEYLQKSGLQKSLDKLGFNLVGFGCTTCIGNSGPLPAPVSKTINANDLVAASVLSGNRNFEGRVNPDVQANYLASPPLVVAFALAGTVAIDLSSEPLGHDKKGEPVFLRDIWPSNEEIEKTIRKNITRSMFRGAYAGVFDGDAHWRRIKVPSGETYGWDGESTYVRNPPYFAGLTREPKPVSDIQNARVLALFGDKITTDHISPAGSIKAASPAGKWLQEQGVEPKDFNQYGTRRGNHEVMMRGTFANIRIKNHMLKDDAGNVPEGGNTRHFPGGEVVSIYDAAMKYAAEGAPLVVFAGAEYGNGSSRDWAAKGTALLGVRAVIAQSFERIHRSNLVGMGILPLTFEPGTSWSSLGLTGEETVTIEGLGHSLAPRQTLHAKIAFPNGDTKDVPLLARIDTLDELEYFRNGGILPYVLRQLLD from the coding sequence ATGGATTCTCTCGACAGTTTCAAAGCCCGCAAAAAACTCGTCGTCGGAGCCAAAACCTATTACTATTATTCTCTCAAGGCCGCAGAAAAAAATGGCCTTTCCGGCGTGTCGCGGCTTCCCTATTCGCTCAAAGTCCTGCTGGAAAACCTGCTGCGCAACGAAGACGGGCGCACCGTCACCAAGGAGATGATCGAAGCCTTCGCCGGCTGGCTGACCCAGAAAGGCAAGAAGGAGGTCGAGATCGCTTTTCGGCCTGCGCGCGTCCTGATGCAGGATTTCACCGGCGTTCCCGCCGTGGTCGATCTTGCGGCGATGCGCGACGCTTTTGTCGCGCTCGGAGGCGATCCGCAGAAGATCAACCCTCTGGCGCCGGTCGATCTCGTCATCGACCATTCCGTCATCGTCGATAATTTCGGCGCGGCGCGCGCGCTCAAGCAGAACGTCGATCTCGAATATCAGCGCAACGGCGAGCGTTACCGCTTTCTGAAATGGGGCCAGTCGGCCTTCGACAATTTCCGCGTCGTGCCGCCGGGGGCCGGCATCTGCCATCAGGTCAATCTGGAGTTTCTCGCCCAGACGGTCTGGACAAAGAAGGAAAAGATCAAGGTCAAGGGGCGGACCCAGACCATCGAGACCGCCTATCCCGACACGCTGGTCGGCACCGACTCGCACACCACCATGGTCAATGGATTGGCCGTGCTGGGCTGGGGGGTCGGCGGCATCGAGGCCGAGGCGGCCATGCTGGGCCAGCCGCTATCCATGCTGGCGCCCGAGGTTATCGGCTTCAAGCTCGAGGGCCATCCGCGCGAAGGGGTGACCGCGACCGATGTCGTGCTCACCGTGACCCAGATGCTGCGCAAGAAGGGCGTGGTCGGCAAGTTCGTCGAATTCTACGGCGACGGCCTCAACCATCTTTCCCTCGCCGATCGCGCGACGATAGCCAATATGGCGCCGGAATATGGCGCGACCTGCGGCTTCTTCCCGATCGACGCCGAAACGCTCGATTACCTCCATGTCTCGGCGCGCAATTCCGCCCGCGTCGCGCTGATCGAAAAATATGCGCAGGCTCAGGGCATGCTGCGTACGACGCGCTCGCCGGAGCCCGAATTCACCGACACGATTTCGCTCGATCTCGGCACGGTGGTTCCTTCGCTCGCCGGCCCCAAGAGGCCTGAAGGGCGCGTCGCGCTGGAAGACATGAAGTCCACCTTCGAGGCCGCGCTCGCCGCCGAATACAAGAAGCCGGACGGATTCGGCCAGCGTTTCGCGGTCGAGGATACGAATTACGATCTCGGCCATGGCGACGTGGTCATCGCCGCGATCACCTCCTGCACCAATACTTCCAATCCCGGCGTTCTGATCGGCGCCGGACTTTTGGCGCGCAATGCGGTGGAGCGGGGCCTCAAGGTCAAGCCCTGGGTGAAGACCTCGCTCGCGCCCGGAAGCCAGGTGGTGGCGGAATATCTGCAGAAATCCGGGCTCCAGAAATCTCTCGACAAGCTCGGCTTCAACCTCGTCGGCTTCGGCTGCACCACCTGCATCGGCAATTCGGGCCCGCTGCCTGCGCCGGTGTCGAAGACGATCAACGCCAATGATCTGGTCGCGGCCTCTGTTCTTTCCGGCAACCGCAATTTCGAAGGGCGCGTGAACCCGGACGTGCAGGCCAATTATCTCGCCTCGCCGCCTCTGGTCGTCGCCTTCGCACTCGCCGGCACGGTGGCGATCGATCTTTCCAGCGAGCCGCTCGGCCACGACAAGAAAGGCGAGCCTGTCTTCCTGCGCGACATCTGGCCCAGCAACGAGGAGATCGAAAAGACCATCCGCAAGAACATCACCCGTTCGATGTTCCGCGGCGCCTATGCCGGCGTCTTCGACGGCGACGCGCATTGGCGCCGGATCAAGGTTCCGTCCGGAGAAACCTATGGATGGGACGGGGAATCGACCTATGTGCGCAATCCGCCCTATTTCGCCGGGCTGACCCGGGAGCCCAAGCCTGTCTCCGACATCCAGAACGCGCGCGTCCTGGCGCTGTTCGGCGACAAGATCACAACCGATCACATTTCTCCGGCCGGCTCGATCAAGGCGGCTTCGCCGGCCGGCAAATGGCTGCAGGAGCAGGGCGTCGAGCCCAAGGACTTCAACCAGTACGGCACCAGGCGCGGCAATCACGAGGTCATGATGCGGGGCACTTTCGCCAATATCCGCATCAAGAACCATATGCTCAAGGACGACGCCGGCAATGTGCCCGAGGGCGGAAACACCAGGCATTTCCCGGGCGGAGAGGTCGTGTCGATCTATGACGCCGCGATGAAATATGCAGCCGAGGGCGCGCCTCTGGTCGTCTTCGCCGGAGCTGAATACGGCAATGGCTCGTCGCGCGACTGGGCCGCCAAGGGCACGGCGCTTCTGGGCGTGCGCGCCGTCATCGCGCAGAGTTTCGAGCGCATCCACCGTTCGAATCTGGTCGGCATGGGCATTCTGCCGCTGACATTCGAACCTGGAACGAGCTGGTCGTCCCTCGGCCTCACCGGCGAAGAGACCGTCACCATCGAAGGCCTCGGCCACAGCCTCGCCCCGCGCCAGACGCTGCACGCCAAAATCGCCTTCCCCAATGGAGATACGAAGGACGTGCCGCTTCTTGCGCGCATCGACACGCTCGACGAGCTGGAATATTTCCGCAATGGCGGCATCCTGCCTTATGTGCTGCGGCAGCTGCTGGATTAA
- a CDS encoding Wzz/FepE/Etk N-terminal domain-containing protein produces MTTTDGGIESARSRSSAEPLADSNMQIDIGDLYKAVVRRRLLLAPALLLTFSLAGAYILLTPARYAATMSLMVDTRERPPIGMDAQPVPQSPDTGMIESQMRLLTSNEVLRRLINDEQLRSDPDFVPARPGIFARLKALVGIAPPKSEVTIEGIVENLGNAITAKRNEKSYVIDVEVKASSPEKAERLARALVTAYHETQAQMGDEIADKEIDWLDKRIADFRTRLEQAEQRVQDYRKSKAFLVTDGHTAPEQQLKDANSALVEARKKRAELQARYDQLQAAIRAGGSIENVNEAIRSPVIEKLRGDYAALSRDAAYAESTLGPRHPSYAIIKAQMAALRAQMKAEMQRISIAAANELKTARNTERGNEQLVSDLEKSIRENGGRRLELNELERQAAAVRERYEKALAARENVHREVVSSPNGVLINQPTATKSKVSPKTLPALIIALAAGLNIWIATALVLEFLERKRNAPNRTGGPSPQFSPGKPREAASGGAANDSTIPQVADSRWRASDGERPPVVVTLPPLDAGGSDAARDRHLASRVKAAMEIPGAPYRRAVARLYDALWTAPTAREATVVALGASSVGAGVTSTALSLAFLACAQGDRVLLLDCDARRPYLASLKTKLPRAGKPFGYEGNLYNLHKDRLAGGEILIAERRWPQERDFKSCFDLVLLDCGALLGENSSLPPADEIDALVMIEKSATRERKACLLFGEDSLPAQSSDQSDRQAGERRMRA; encoded by the coding sequence TTGACAACCACTGACGGCGGCATCGAGTCGGCGCGGTCGCGTTCCAGCGCGGAGCCGCTGGCCGATTCGAACATGCAAATCGACATCGGCGACCTCTACAAGGCGGTCGTTCGCCGACGGCTCCTGTTGGCGCCCGCGCTGCTGCTCACCTTTTCGCTCGCGGGAGCCTATATTCTCCTGACCCCCGCCCGCTACGCCGCCACAATGTCGCTCATGGTGGATACGCGAGAGCGACCGCCGATAGGAATGGACGCCCAGCCGGTGCCTCAAAGCCCGGACACGGGAATGATCGAAAGCCAGATGCGGTTGCTCACCTCGAACGAGGTTCTGCGCCGCCTGATCAACGACGAACAACTGCGCTCGGACCCCGATTTCGTCCCGGCCCGCCCGGGAATCTTCGCGAGGCTCAAGGCCCTCGTCGGAATTGCGCCGCCAAAATCCGAAGTCACCATCGAAGGGATCGTCGAGAATCTCGGCAACGCCATCACCGCAAAGCGCAACGAGAAAAGCTACGTCATCGACGTGGAGGTCAAAGCCTCCAGTCCCGAAAAAGCGGAACGGCTCGCGCGCGCATTGGTGACCGCCTATCACGAGACGCAAGCCCAGATGGGCGATGAAATCGCCGACAAGGAAATCGACTGGCTCGACAAGAGAATCGCCGATTTCCGCACGCGGCTGGAACAGGCCGAGCAACGCGTCCAGGATTACCGAAAATCCAAGGCCTTTCTGGTCACCGACGGCCACACTGCGCCGGAACAGCAGCTCAAGGACGCCAATTCCGCCCTGGTGGAAGCGCGAAAAAAGCGCGCCGAACTCCAGGCCAGATACGACCAGCTTCAGGCAGCGATACGCGCCGGGGGCTCGATCGAGAACGTGAACGAGGCCATCCGCTCGCCGGTCATCGAAAAGCTTCGCGGCGACTACGCCGCTTTATCGCGCGACGCGGCCTATGCCGAGTCGACGCTCGGCCCCCGTCATCCTTCCTATGCGATCATCAAGGCGCAGATGGCCGCTCTGCGGGCTCAGATGAAAGCGGAGATGCAGCGGATCTCGATCGCCGCCGCCAATGAGCTGAAGACCGCGCGCAACACCGAGCGGGGAAATGAACAGCTCGTCTCCGACCTGGAAAAATCGATACGCGAAAACGGCGGGCGCCGCCTCGAACTGAACGAACTCGAGCGGCAAGCGGCCGCCGTGCGCGAACGCTACGAGAAAGCCCTCGCCGCGCGAGAGAACGTGCATAGGGAGGTTGTTTCCTCGCCCAACGGCGTATTGATAAATCAGCCGACGGCGACGAAGAGCAAAGTCAGCCCGAAGACCCTTCCCGCCCTGATTATAGCCCTGGCCGCGGGACTCAACATCTGGATTGCGACCGCCCTGGTGCTCGAGTTCCTGGAGCGCAAGCGAAACGCCCCGAACCGGACCGGCGGCCCCTCCCCGCAGTTCTCCCCCGGCAAGCCCCGCGAGGCCGCGAGCGGCGGGGCTGCAAACGACTCGACGATTCCCCAGGTCGCCGACAGCCGTTGGAGAGCCTCCGACGGCGAGCGCCCGCCCGTCGTCGTCACGCTTCCTCCGCTGGATGCTGGCGGCTCCGACGCGGCAAGGGATCGCCACCTCGCCTCTCGCGTCAAAGCTGCGATGGAGATCCCCGGCGCGCCCTACCGCCGCGCAGTCGCCCGGCTCTATGACGCCCTCTGGACTGCGCCGACCGCTCGGGAGGCGACCGTCGTTGCGCTCGGTGCGAGTTCCGTCGGCGCCGGAGTGACGTCGACCGCGCTCTCGCTGGCCTTCCTGGCTTGCGCGCAAGGCGACCGGGTACTTCTTCTGGATTGCGACGCCCGCCGTCCCTATCTCGCCTCTTTGAAGACGAAGCTCCCACGTGCGGGAAAGCCCTTCGGCTACGAGGGAAACCTATACAATCTCCACAAAGACCGGCTGGCGGGCGGCGAGATTCTCATAGCGGAGCGGCGGTGGCCGCAGGAACGCGATTTCAAATCCTGTTTCGATCTCGTCCTGCTCGATTGCGGCGCCCTGCTCGGCGAGAATTCGAGCCTTCCGCCAGCAGATGAAATCGACGCGCTCGTGATGATCGAAAAGAGCGCGACGAGAGAGCGAAAAGCCTGCCTGCTGTTCGGCGAGGATTCGCTTCCCGCGCAGAGCTCCGACCAAAGCGATCGCCAGGCAGGCGAGCGCCGGATGAGGGCATGA
- a CDS encoding glucosamine inositolphosphorylceramide transferase family protein: protein MRIELRSCLGELGSWHPALAERLRQKGHIVRLTHAPGTPTPSGLHLLMQLERMVYRRAAPHLDAGPPSPAPEDAGPPDLVIDLTGADPGPVAQLSLKPLFDLRASEAAAADALLDRRAPQIDLMQTEPGEAPRCVASATPALENRDLLSAGLRAVAAALASLVESAVDRVARGEASPSVSPAAARATRRGSPAQFALGALAAKIENRLTRLAVHREHFRIGWRRPAPGQTMADTLSWPDQPYSFLPDDGRRYLADPFVFAHGGKTFLFCEEFPYATGKGVLTAFELRDDGSVGPALPVMEQPWHLSYPQVFARDGEIWMIPESCAANRIELYRATRFPDCWALEAILIDDTPASDATLVEHDGRFWLFATVSRDGLSSWDALHIYYADHLTGPWQAHPANPALIDAGCARPAGAMFLRNGELWRPAQDCSRGYGGGLTLCSIERLDDEEFRQTPRARIAPPRNLGHGAHTLNYAAGIETIDVVGARWRR, encoded by the coding sequence TTGCGTATCGAATTGCGCTCCTGCCTCGGAGAGCTGGGGAGCTGGCATCCCGCGCTCGCGGAACGGCTTCGACAAAAGGGTCATATCGTGCGTCTGACCCATGCGCCGGGGACGCCGACGCCTTCCGGTCTGCATTTGCTGATGCAATTGGAGCGTATGGTCTACCGACGGGCCGCGCCTCACCTCGACGCCGGGCCGCCGTCGCCCGCGCCCGAAGACGCCGGACCGCCGGATCTCGTGATCGATCTTACCGGGGCCGATCCGGGTCCGGTCGCGCAGCTCTCGCTGAAGCCGCTCTTCGATCTGCGCGCTTCCGAAGCCGCGGCGGCGGATGCGCTACTGGATCGGCGGGCTCCGCAGATCGACCTGATGCAGACGGAGCCGGGCGAGGCGCCTCGCTGCGTCGCAAGCGCCACGCCGGCGCTCGAAAATCGCGATTTGCTTTCGGCGGGTCTCCGCGCCGTCGCCGCGGCGCTCGCTTCCCTCGTCGAGAGCGCCGTCGACCGCGTCGCACGTGGCGAGGCTTCGCCTTCCGTCAGTCCCGCGGCCGCGCGCGCCACGCGGCGGGGGTCCCCGGCGCAATTCGCCCTCGGCGCCCTCGCCGCCAAGATCGAGAACCGGCTGACGCGGCTCGCCGTGCATCGCGAGCATTTTCGGATCGGATGGCGCCGCCCGGCCCCCGGCCAGACGATGGCGGACACGCTGTCCTGGCCCGATCAGCCTTATTCCTTCCTTCCCGACGACGGACGGAGGTATCTGGCTGATCCTTTCGTTTTCGCCCATGGCGGCAAAACTTTCCTTTTCTGCGAGGAATTCCCCTACGCGACCGGAAAAGGCGTTCTGACGGCTTTCGAGCTGAGGGATGACGGGTCCGTCGGCCCCGCCCTGCCTGTCATGGAGCAGCCCTGGCATCTTTCCTATCCGCAGGTCTTCGCGCGCGACGGCGAAATCTGGATGATCCCGGAAAGCTGCGCGGCCAATCGGATCGAGCTTTATCGGGCGACGCGCTTTCCCGATTGCTGGGCCCTGGAGGCGATATTGATCGACGATACGCCGGCCTCGGATGCGACCCTGGTCGAGCACGACGGCCGGTTTTGGCTTTTTGCCACCGTCTCCAGGGACGGTCTGTCGAGCTGGGACGCCCTTCATATCTATTACGCCGACCATCTGACCGGACCCTGGCAAGCGCATCCGGCCAATCCGGCGCTGATCGACGCCGGCTGCGCAAGACCGGCGGGCGCGATGTTCCTGCGCAACGGCGAGCTATGGCGCCCGGCGCAGGATTGTTCGCGCGGATATGGCGGCGGCCTTACGCTCTGCTCGATCGAGCGGCTCGACGACGAGGAGTTTCGCCAAACTCCGCGCGCCCGCATCGCGCCGCCCCGCAATCTCGGACACGGCGCTCACACGCTGAATTACGCCGCCGGGATCGAGACGATCGACGTGGTCGGCGCCAGATGGCGAAGGTGA
- a CDS encoding LptA/OstA family protein yields the protein MRLQIFSTLLAAALVSVGPAHAKGGRSGGILPGASAKDPLNIDAGKLDYFDKEQKLVYSGSVIVVNGPSTLKASKLTIFLQDKGAGAKTQPSGDSQASSDRVKHIEAEGPVTMVSKDQVGTGDHGSYDRSENKVYLNGNVVLTQGESVTKGDRLVYDITTGQAVVQAAGGGQSPGRVHSIFTPKEK from the coding sequence ATGCGTCTCCAGATATTCTCCACACTCCTGGCGGCCGCGCTCGTCTCGGTGGGGCCGGCGCATGCCAAAGGTGGCAGAAGCGGAGGGATTCTGCCCGGAGCCAGCGCGAAGGATCCCCTGAACATCGACGCCGGGAAGCTCGACTATTTCGACAAGGAGCAAAAGCTCGTTTATTCCGGCAGCGTCATCGTCGTGAACGGCCCGTCGACGCTGAAAGCTTCTAAACTCACCATCTTCCTCCAGGACAAGGGCGCCGGCGCAAAAACCCAGCCTTCCGGGGACTCCCAGGCCAGCAGCGACAGGGTCAAGCACATCGAGGCCGAAGGCCCGGTCACCATGGTGTCGAAAGACCAGGTCGGCACCGGAGACCACGGCAGCTACGACCGCTCCGAAAACAAAGTCTATCTGAACGGAAACGTGGTCCTGACCCAGGGCGAGAGCGTGACCAAAGGCGACCGGCTGGTCTACGACATCACCACCGGCCAGGCCGTTGTTCAGGCGGCGGGCGGCGGACAGAGTCCCGGCCGCGTTCACAGTATTTTCACGCCAAAAGAAAAATAG
- a CDS encoding FitA-like ribbon-helix-helix domain-containing protein, translating to MASITIRNLNEDLKRRLRIRAAEHGRSMEEEAREILRRAVSGAVAPKNLGQAIHDRFAAIGGVELELPARGPMRDPPSFSHE from the coding sequence ATGGCGAGCATCACAATCCGCAATCTGAACGAAGATTTGAAGCGCCGCCTCCGCATTCGCGCGGCCGAGCATGGCCGCTCCATGGAAGAAGAAGCGCGAGAAATCCTGCGCCGGGCGGTCAGCGGCGCCGTCGCGCCAAAAAATCTCGGCCAGGCTATTCACGACCGCTTTGCCGCCATAGGCGGCGTGGAGTTGGAGCTTCCCGCGCGCGGCCCGATGCGCGACCCACCGTCATTTTCTCATGAATGA
- a CDS encoding type II toxin-antitoxin system VapC family toxin, translating to MNDAVILLDTNIVSELMRPNPSRAVLDWFAARDSTRLFLSAVSEAELRLGAAILPAGKRRDGLTAAIDIMIAEDFAGRLLPFDSAAAKAYAVIAAKRRAAGQPIMEADCQIAAIARVRGAAVATRNVRDLEGCGVEIVDPFNVS from the coding sequence ATGAATGACGCCGTTATCCTACTGGACACAAACATCGTCTCCGAGCTTATGCGGCCAAATCCTTCGCGGGCGGTCCTGGACTGGTTCGCCGCGCGGGACTCGACCAGGCTGTTCCTCAGCGCGGTCAGCGAGGCCGAATTGCGCTTGGGCGCGGCGATACTCCCCGCCGGCAAGCGCCGCGATGGTCTGACCGCCGCGATAGACATAATGATCGCGGAGGATTTCGCAGGCCGTCTCCTGCCCTTCGATAGCGCCGCCGCCAAGGCTTATGCCGTCATCGCGGCAAAGCGCCGAGCGGCTGGCCAGCCGATTATGGAGGCCGACTGCCAGATCGCCGCCATCGCCCGCGTCCGGGGAGCGGCGGTGGCGACCCGGAATGTGCGTGATCTCGAGGGATGCGGCGTCGAGATTGTCGATCCGTTCAATGTGAGTTGA
- a CDS encoding ribonuclease D has translation MTVRLHKGDLPDDYRWGPIVAIDTETLGLNPLRDRLCLVQLSNGDGDAELVQIARGQSRAPNLERLLSDPETLKLFHFARFDLAILGQTFGAIPQPVYCTKIASRLTRTYTDRHGLKDLVRELLGVEISKQQQSSDWGAETLTDAQQAYAASDVLYLHQLKSRLDAMLEREARMEMAAACFEFLPARARLDLAGWPETDIFAHS, from the coding sequence ATGACTGTTCGACTGCATAAAGGCGACCTCCCCGACGACTATCGCTGGGGGCCGATCGTCGCCATCGACACCGAGACCCTGGGCCTCAATCCGCTGCGCGACCGGCTATGCCTGGTGCAGCTTTCCAATGGCGACGGCGACGCCGAGCTGGTCCAGATCGCCAGGGGACAGAGCCGCGCGCCCAATCTCGAGCGCCTTCTGAGCGACCCCGAGACCCTGAAGCTTTTCCACTTCGCCCGCTTCGACCTCGCCATTCTGGGCCAGACCTTCGGCGCGATCCCGCAACCCGTCTATTGCACCAAGATCGCCTCCAGGCTGACCCGCACCTATACCGACCGCCACGGGCTCAAAGACCTGGTGCGCGAGCTTTTGGGCGTGGAAATCTCCAAGCAGCAGCAGTCGTCGGACTGGGGCGCGGAGACACTGACCGACGCGCAGCAGGCCTATGCCGCCTCGGATGTCCTTTATCTGCATCAGCTCAAGAGCCGCCTCGACGCCATGCTCGAACGCGAAGCGCGCATGGAGATGGCGGCCGCCTGCTTCGAGTTCCTGCCCGCGCGGGCGCGTCTTGATCTCGCAGGTTGGCCGGAAACCGATATTTTCGCCCATTCCTGA
- a CDS encoding 2-isopropylmalate synthase gives MTETNPAPQPASRQDDANRVVIFDTTLRDGEQSPGASMTFEEKLEVADLLDALGVDVIEAGFPIASEGDFESVTEIAKRLKNASVAGLARASDKDIDRCAEALRAARRPRIHTFISTSPVHMKYKLQMEPARVLELVASSVTRARNHVAEVEWSAEDGTRTELDFLCRAVEIAIKAGATTINIPDTVGYSTPAEYEELFRTVRERVPNSDKAIFSVHCHDDLGLAVANSLAGVRGGARQIECTINGIGERAGNAALEEVVMAMRTRPDVLPYHTGVDAKLLTRASKLVSAVTSFPVQYNKAIVGRNAFAHESGIHQDGMLKNAHTYEIMTPESVGVTKTSLVMGKHSGRHAFREKLKELGYDLGENALEDAFRRFKDLADRKKVVYDEDLAALVDDEIVTANDHIKVLALMVMAGTHGPQSAALTLDIDGEKVTHQATGNGPVDAIFNAIKALAPHDATLELFQVHAVTEGTDAQAEVSVRLSEDGKSVTGRGADPDTLVAAARAYVSALNRLIAKRAKTKPEAMQAG, from the coding sequence ATGACTGAGACCAATCCCGCCCCACAGCCGGCGTCCCGCCAGGATGACGCCAATCGGGTCGTCATCTTCGACACCACCTTGCGCGACGGCGAGCAGTCGCCGGGCGCCTCCATGACCTTCGAGGAGAAGCTGGAGGTCGCGGACCTGCTCGACGCCTTGGGCGTCGACGTCATCGAGGCCGGTTTTCCCATCGCCAGCGAGGGCGATTTCGAGAGCGTCACCGAAATCGCGAAGCGCCTGAAAAACGCGTCGGTGGCCGGTCTCGCCCGCGCCTCGGACAAGGACATCGACCGCTGCGCCGAGGCTCTGCGGGCGGCCCGCCGGCCTCGCATCCACACCTTCATCTCCACCTCGCCGGTGCATATGAAATACAAGCTCCAGATGGAGCCCGCGCGCGTTCTGGAGCTGGTGGCCTCTTCGGTCACCCGCGCCCGGAACCATGTCGCGGAAGTGGAATGGTCGGCGGAGGACGGCACCCGCACCGAACTGGACTTTTTGTGCCGCGCGGTCGAAATCGCGATCAAGGCGGGCGCGACCACCATCAATATTCCCGACACCGTGGGCTATTCCACGCCGGCGGAATATGAGGAGCTGTTCCGCACCGTGCGCGAGCGCGTGCCGAATTCCGACAAGGCCATCTTCTCGGTGCATTGCCACGACGATCTGGGTCTGGCCGTCGCCAATTCGCTCGCCGGCGTGCGCGGCGGCGCGCGGCAGATCGAGTGCACCATCAACGGCATCGGCGAGCGGGCCGGCAATGCGGCGCTCGAAGAGGTGGTGATGGCGATGCGGACCCGCCCGGACGTTCTGCCCTATCACACCGGCGTCGACGCCAAATTGCTGACCCGCGCCTCCAAGCTGGTTTCGGCGGTGACCTCTTTCCCGGTCCAATACAACAAGGCGATCGTCGGCCGGAACGCTTTCGCCCATGAAAGCGGCATCCATCAGGACGGGATGCTCAAAAATGCGCACACCTATGAAATCATGACGCCGGAAAGCGTCGGCGTGACCAAGACTTCTCTGGTCATGGGCAAGCATTCGGGGCGTCACGCCTTCCGCGAGAAGCTGAAGGAACTGGGCTACGACCTCGGCGAAAACGCGCTGGAGGACGCCTTCCGGCGCTTCAAGGATCTCGCCGACCGCAAGAAGGTGGTCTACGACGAGGACCTCGCGGCTCTGGTGGACGACGAGATCGTCACCGCCAACGATCACATCAAGGTCCTGGCCCTGATGGTGATGGCCGGCACCCATGGTCCGCAGTCCGCCGCCCTGACGCTGGACATCGACGGCGAGAAGGTCACGCATCAGGCGACCGGCAATGGGCCGGTCGACGCCATCTTCAACGCCATAAAGGCTCTCGCGCCGCATGACGCCACGCTGGAGTTGTTCCAGGTCCACGCCGTCACGGAGGGAACCGACGCTCAGGCGGAGGTTTCGGTGCGGTTGTCGGAGGACGGCAAATCCGTCACCGGCCGCGGCGCCGACCCCGATACTCTGGTCGCGGCCGCGCGCGCTTATGTTTCCGCCCTCAACAGGCTGATCGCCAAGCGGGCCAAGACCAAGCCGGAGGCCATGCAGGCGGGATAG
- the lptC gene encoding LPS export ABC transporter periplasmic protein LptC has protein sequence MQEAPSSSRSRLGSIVAPREDAFPAALRHTARVARLRRLTLWGSGAIVAIVGVIILFQMLRFLPVDLRFSHIGLKGSRITIETPRLVGYRQDGRPYALKAKLGIQDMSKPDLFELENLEVRLETSGESAVLLEAGHGLYDSKKDRADLTETVRIHDGKNFDLQLQSGVMDFRASTLTSDSPARLKLDGGEVTSNSAEFSQAERRATFTGDVHSVLYGEADDEGAPAAADGAAPAHAVLEAPRAEDEDRGGASARPKK, from the coding sequence TTGCAGGAAGCTCCATCCAGTTCGCGCAGCCGGCTAGGCTCCATCGTCGCTCCTAGAGAGGACGCGTTCCCCGCGGCGCTGCGGCACACGGCCCGGGTCGCGCGGCTGCGGCGCCTGACGCTCTGGGGCAGCGGAGCTATCGTCGCGATCGTCGGCGTCATCATCCTGTTCCAGATGCTTCGTTTTTTGCCGGTGGACCTGCGCTTTTCCCATATCGGCCTGAAGGGAAGCAGGATAACCATCGAAACGCCCAGGCTCGTCGGCTATCGCCAGGACGGACGCCCCTATGCGCTGAAAGCCAAGCTCGGCATTCAGGACATGTCCAAGCCCGATCTTTTCGAACTCGAAAACCTCGAAGTGCGGCTGGAAACAAGCGGCGAAAGCGCGGTTCTGCTGGAGGCGGGCCATGGCCTCTATGATTCGAAGAAGGATCGCGCCGATCTCACGGAAACGGTGCGCATCCATGACGGCAAGAATTTCGACCTGCAGCTTCAATCGGGCGTCATGGACTTCAGGGCGAGCACCTTGACCTCCGACAGCCCGGCGAGGTTGAAACTGGACGGCGGAGAAGTGACATCCAATTCGGCGGAGTTCAGCCAGGCCGAGCGGCGGGCGACATTCACCGGCGACGTCCATTCCGTGCTCTATGGAGAAGCCGACGACGAAGGGGCTCCGGCGGCGGCTGATGGAGCGGCGCCGGCGCACGCCGTGCTGGAAGCGCCCCGGGCCGAAGACGAAGACCGCGGCGGGGCGAGCGCCCGCCCGAAAAAGTGA